One genomic segment of Ancylobacter sp. IITR112 includes these proteins:
- the phnD gene encoding phosphonate ABC transporter substrate-binding protein, with product MKRLIAAGLALAALASTPVRAEEIKELNFGFISTESSANLAKSFEPLLKDMEKAIGIPVKPFFVGDYAGVIEGMRFKKVDIGWFGNKSAMEAVDRAGGEVFVKTAKPDGSSGYYALIVTNADRKDLNELKDVLDCSKGFNFGNGDPNSTSGFLVPSYYVFALNNVDPNKCYKRVVTGNHEANLLSVANKQVDFATNNTENITRLQQTRPEEAAKIKEIWRSPLIAGDPIVWRKDLPNDLKAKIYYFFMSYGRLGSDEEVAHAREVLAKTSDGWGPFLASSDAQLLPIRQLELFKAKVKLQNDDKLSADEKAKKIAEIDAKLAALVEEQKKFPAM from the coding sequence ATGAAACGCCTGATCGCCGCCGGCCTCGCGCTGGCCGCCCTCGCGAGCACCCCGGTTCGCGCCGAAGAGATCAAGGAGCTGAACTTCGGCTTCATCTCCACCGAATCCTCGGCCAACCTCGCCAAGAGCTTCGAGCCCCTGCTCAAGGACATGGAAAAGGCCATCGGCATTCCGGTGAAGCCCTTCTTCGTCGGTGACTATGCCGGCGTCATCGAAGGCATGCGCTTCAAGAAGGTCGATATCGGCTGGTTCGGCAACAAGTCGGCGATGGAAGCCGTGGACCGCGCGGGCGGCGAAGTGTTCGTCAAGACCGCCAAGCCGGACGGCTCCTCGGGCTACTACGCCCTCATCGTCACCAATGCCGACCGCAAGGACCTGAACGAGCTCAAGGACGTGCTCGACTGCTCCAAGGGTTTCAACTTCGGCAATGGCGACCCGAACTCCACCTCGGGCTTCCTCGTTCCCAGCTACTACGTCTTCGCGCTCAACAATGTCGATCCGAACAAGTGCTACAAGCGCGTCGTGACCGGCAACCATGAAGCCAACCTGCTCTCGGTCGCCAACAAGCAGGTCGATTTCGCCACCAACAACACCGAAAACATCACCCGCCTGCAGCAGACCCGTCCGGAAGAAGCCGCCAAGATCAAGGAAATCTGGCGCTCGCCGCTGATCGCCGGCGACCCGATCGTGTGGCGCAAGGATCTGCCGAACGATCTCAAGGCGAAGATCTACTACTTCTTCATGAGCTATGGCCGCCTCGGCTCCGACGAGGAAGTCGCCCATGCGCGTGAAGTCCTCGCCAAGACCTCGGACGGCTGGGGCCCCTTCCTCGCTTCCTCCGACGCCCAGCTTCTGCCGATCCGCCAGCTTGAGCTGTTCAAGGCCAAGGTGAAGCTGCAGAACGACGACAAGCTCTCGGCCGACGAGAAGGCGAAGAAGATCGCCGAGATCGACGCCAAGCTCGCCGCCCTGGTGGAAGAGCAGAAGAAGTTCCCGGCCATGTGA
- a CDS encoding DUF1254 domain-containing protein, whose protein sequence is MTAFRGLAAALTAAVLAIGAPAAASEGPDAATIARDAYIYLYPLVTMEVTRQQLINLPPSSGLGGPMNVFVNVPGFPTADMKTVVRPNFDTLYSSAWLDLSAGPLVVSAPDTQGRYYLLPMLDMWTDVFASPGWRTTGTAAADYLVTPPGWTGTVPAGLTRIAAPTPTIWIIGRTKTDGPADYAAVHKVQAGFRVTPLAAWGRAPEPPPVQKIDPAVDVKTPPKLQVDGMSGPAFFAKAAELLKLHPPHLTDEPILAQMKRLGLVPGASYDAAALSPAVKAAIDAAPASAQELMAWKVPKLADVVDGWSMNVDTMGVYGNYYLKRAIIAQQGLGANLPEDAIYPLNFVDAGGHPLDGTHRYTLRFPPGQQPPADAFWSVTLYDAAGYQVANPLERFALSSWMPLKTEPDGTLVLYVQADSPGADRESNWLPAPKGPFNLTMRLYAPRTEALTGRWNPPAVTRAGAVLPLGTP, encoded by the coding sequence ATGACTGCGTTTCGAGGGCTCGCCGCCGCGCTCACCGCGGCGGTTCTGGCGATCGGCGCCCCCGCCGCCGCTAGCGAGGGACCGGACGCCGCGACCATTGCGCGCGACGCCTATATCTATCTCTACCCGCTCGTCACCATGGAGGTGACGCGCCAGCAGCTCATCAACCTGCCGCCGTCCTCCGGCCTCGGCGGGCCGATGAACGTGTTCGTCAACGTGCCGGGCTTTCCCACCGCGGACATGAAGACGGTGGTGCGGCCCAATTTCGACACGCTCTATTCCTCCGCCTGGCTCGATCTGTCCGCCGGGCCGCTGGTCGTCTCCGCCCCGGACACGCAGGGCCGCTACTACCTGCTGCCGATGCTGGACATGTGGACCGACGTGTTCGCCTCGCCGGGCTGGCGCACCACCGGCACGGCGGCGGCGGATTATCTCGTCACCCCGCCCGGCTGGACCGGCACCGTGCCCGCCGGCCTGACGCGGATCGCCGCGCCGACGCCGACCATCTGGATCATCGGCCGCACCAAGACCGATGGGCCGGCCGACTATGCCGCCGTGCATAAGGTGCAGGCCGGCTTCCGCGTCACCCCCCTCGCCGCCTGGGGCCGCGCGCCGGAGCCGCCGCCGGTGCAGAAGATCGACCCGGCGGTGGATGTGAAGACCCCGCCCAAGCTGCAGGTGGACGGCATGAGCGGCCCCGCCTTCTTCGCCAAGGCGGCCGAGCTGCTGAAGCTTCACCCGCCGCATCTGACCGACGAGCCGATCCTCGCCCAGATGAAGCGTCTCGGCCTGGTGCCCGGCGCCTCCTACGACGCGGCCGCCCTGTCGCCTGCGGTGAAGGCCGCCATCGACGCCGCTCCCGCCAGCGCGCAGGAGCTGATGGCGTGGAAGGTGCCGAAGCTCGCCGACGTGGTCGACGGCTGGAGCATGAATGTCGACACGATGGGCGTGTATGGCAATTACTACCTCAAGCGCGCCATCATCGCGCAGCAGGGCCTCGGCGCGAACCTGCCGGAAGACGCCATTTACCCGCTCAACTTCGTCGATGCCGGCGGCCACCCGCTCGACGGCACCCACCGCTACACGCTGCGCTTCCCGCCCGGCCAGCAGCCGCCGGCGGATGCGTTCTGGTCGGTCACGCTCTATGACGCGGCCGGCTACCAGGTCGCCAACCCGTTGGAGCGTTTCGCCCTGTCGAGCTGGATGCCGCTGAAGACCGAGCCGGACGGCACGCTGGTGCTCTATGTCCAGGCGGACAGCCCGGGGGCGGACCGCGAATCGAACTGGCTGCCGGCGCCGAAAGGCCCGTTCAACCTCACCATGCGCCTCTATGCCCCGCGCACCGAGGCGCTGACCGGGCGCTGGAATCCGCCCGCGGTCACGCGCGCCGGCGCGGTGCTGCCGCTCGGCACGCCGTGA
- the cydB gene encoding cytochrome d ubiquinol oxidase subunit II, translating to MNMTGVGMEWYLPVIWSLLLAVAIAMYVVLDGFDLGMGILFPFAASESEKDQMMSSVAPFWDGNETWLILGGGGLLVAFPLAYSIVMPALYLPVIFMLLALVFRGVAFEFRHVADTSRFLWNIAFAGGSTLAAFFQGVLLGGFVQGIKVENNAFAGGPLDWLTPFALVCGVGVVAGYALIGSVWLVMKTEGAAAARARARAKKLLPAVLVFMAIVSLWTPLAFPRIAERWFTTPNLFYLAPVPLLTLVLAYAVWHWLEKGHDNLPFFGVIGLFLLGYFGIGVSIFPYLVPPSLTVWETAAAPASQVFMLIGTVFMLPVILGYIAFVYWLFRGKVREGEGYH from the coding sequence ATGAACATGACCGGCGTTGGTATGGAATGGTATCTGCCCGTCATCTGGTCGCTGCTGCTGGCCGTCGCCATCGCCATGTATGTGGTGCTTGATGGCTTCGACCTCGGCATGGGCATTCTCTTCCCCTTCGCGGCCAGCGAGAGCGAGAAGGACCAGATGATGAGTTCCGTCGCCCCGTTCTGGGACGGCAACGAGACCTGGCTCATCCTCGGCGGCGGCGGCCTTTTGGTCGCCTTCCCCCTCGCCTACTCCATCGTCATGCCGGCACTGTATCTGCCGGTCATCTTCATGCTGCTGGCGCTGGTGTTTCGCGGCGTCGCCTTCGAGTTCCGCCATGTCGCCGACACCAGCCGGTTCCTGTGGAACATCGCCTTCGCCGGCGGCTCGACGCTGGCCGCCTTCTTTCAGGGCGTGCTGCTGGGCGGCTTCGTGCAGGGCATCAAGGTGGAGAACAACGCCTTCGCCGGCGGGCCGCTCGACTGGCTCACTCCCTTCGCCCTGGTCTGCGGCGTCGGCGTTGTCGCCGGCTATGCGCTGATCGGTAGCGTCTGGCTGGTCATGAAGACGGAGGGCGCCGCCGCCGCCCGCGCCCGCGCCCGGGCGAAGAAGCTGCTGCCGGCGGTACTCGTCTTCATGGCCATCGTCAGCCTGTGGACCCCGCTGGCCTTCCCGCGCATCGCCGAGCGCTGGTTCACCACGCCGAACCTGTTCTATCTCGCCCCGGTGCCGCTGCTCACCCTGGTGCTGGCCTATGCGGTGTGGCACTGGCTGGAGAAGGGCCATGACAACCTGCCCTTCTTCGGCGTCATCGGCCTGTTCCTGCTGGGCTATTTCGGCATCGGCGTGTCGATCTTCCCCTATCTGGTTCCGCCCTCGCTCACCGTGTGGGAAACCGCCGCCGCCCCGGCCAGCCAGGTGTTCATGCTCATCGGCACGGTGTTCATGCTGCCGGTGATCCTCGGCTATATCGCCTTCGTCTACTGGCTGTTCCGCGGCAAGGTGCGCGAGGGCGAGGGCTACCACTGA
- a CDS encoding ribonuclease HII, with protein MAEPRQKPDFSRELDAHRAGEAPVAGVDEVGRGPWAGPVVACAVVLDPARVPVGLDDSKRLSAGQRERLFEEICATADVSLAFAPPTRIDGHNIRQATLWALARAVAGLACTPRLVLVDGNDLPPVPCAARTIIGGDGLVASIAAASIVAKVTRDRLMGALGAAHPGYGFERHMGYGTPEHQQALAALGVCRHHRTSFAPIRLRLGETPAA; from the coding sequence ATGGCGGAGCCGCGACAGAAACCGGACTTTTCGCGGGAGCTGGACGCCCACCGCGCGGGCGAGGCGCCGGTAGCCGGTGTCGATGAAGTGGGGCGCGGCCCCTGGGCCGGGCCGGTGGTGGCCTGCGCGGTCGTGCTCGATCCCGCGCGGGTGCCGGTGGGGCTGGACGATTCCAAGCGCCTGTCGGCGGGCCAGCGCGAGCGGCTGTTCGAGGAGATCTGCGCCACCGCCGATGTGTCGCTGGCGTTCGCGCCGCCGACGCGGATCGACGGTCACAATATCAGGCAGGCGACGCTGTGGGCGCTGGCCCGCGCGGTGGCCGGCCTCGCCTGCACGCCGCGCCTCGTGCTGGTCGATGGCAACGACCTGCCGCCCGTGCCCTGCGCCGCGCGCACCATCATCGGCGGCGACGGGCTGGTGGCGTCCATTGCCGCTGCCTCCATCGTCGCCAAGGTGACGCGCGACCGGCTGATGGGCGCGCTCGGCGCCGCCCATCCCGGCTATGGCTTCGAGCGGCATATGGGCTATGGCACGCCGGAGCATCAGCAGGCGCTGGCGGCGCTCGGCGTGTGCCGCCACCACCGCACCTCCTTCGCCCCCATCCGCCTGCGCCTCGGCGAAACGCCGGCGGCCTGA
- a CDS encoding electron transfer flavoprotein-ubiquinone oxidoreductase, producing the protein MDAAERPADLPEREAMEFDVVVVGAGPAGLAAAIRLKQLDADLSVVVVEKGSEVGAHILSGAVVDPSGLDVLFPDWREAADAPLKTPVTDDRFYFLGPAGSLRLPNALLPPLMNNHGAYIGSLGNVCRWLAGKAEALGVEIYPGFAAAEVLYEDGAVVGIATGDMGIGRDGAITDRFTRGMELRAKYTLFAEGARGQLSKQLIAHYGLDAGREPQKYGIGLKELWTVPADKHRPGLVQHSFGWPLDNATGGGSFLYHMEDRQVMVGFVVHLNYANPWLSPFEEFQRFKTHPLVRETLEGGKRISYGARAITEGGYQSVPKLVFPGGALIGCAAGFVNVPRIKGSHNAVHSGMLAAEEVAKALGEGRQHDELAGYEAGWRQSAIGRDLWKVRNAKPLWSKLGTYIGIALGGVDMWLNTLLGVSPFGTLGHGKPDSATLMPAAQAKRIDYPKPDGVVSFDRLSSVFLSNTNHEEDQPIHLKVADMAVQKASEHDVYAGPSARYCPAGVYEWVEEGGEPRYVINAQNCVHCKTCDIKDPNRNITWVAPEGGGGPNYPNM; encoded by the coding sequence ATGGACGCGGCGGAACGGCCGGCAGACCTGCCTGAGCGCGAGGCGATGGAATTCGACGTGGTCGTCGTCGGCGCCGGGCCGGCCGGCCTTGCCGCCGCCATCCGGCTGAAGCAGCTCGACGCGGATCTTTCTGTGGTGGTGGTCGAGAAAGGTTCGGAGGTCGGCGCGCATATCCTCTCCGGCGCAGTGGTCGATCCGTCCGGGCTCGACGTGCTGTTCCCGGACTGGCGCGAGGCCGCCGACGCGCCGCTGAAGACCCCGGTGACCGACGACCGCTTCTATTTCCTCGGCCCCGCCGGTTCGCTGCGCCTGCCCAATGCGCTGCTGCCGCCGCTGATGAACAATCACGGCGCCTATATCGGCTCGCTGGGCAATGTCTGCCGCTGGCTGGCGGGCAAGGCGGAAGCGCTGGGCGTGGAGATCTATCCCGGCTTCGCCGCTGCCGAGGTGCTGTATGAGGATGGCGCGGTCGTCGGCATCGCCACCGGCGACATGGGGATCGGCCGCGACGGTGCCATCACCGACCGCTTCACCCGCGGCATGGAGCTGAGGGCGAAATACACGCTGTTCGCAGAAGGCGCGCGCGGCCAGCTCTCCAAGCAGCTCATCGCCCATTACGGGCTCGATGCCGGGCGCGAGCCGCAGAAATACGGCATCGGCCTCAAGGAATTGTGGACCGTGCCGGCGGACAAGCACCGGCCGGGGCTGGTGCAGCATTCCTTCGGCTGGCCGCTCGACAACGCCACCGGCGGCGGCTCTTTCCTCTACCATATGGAGGACCGGCAGGTGATGGTGGGCTTCGTCGTCCATCTCAACTACGCCAACCCCTGGCTGTCGCCCTTCGAGGAGTTCCAGCGCTTCAAGACGCACCCGCTGGTGCGCGAGACGCTGGAGGGCGGCAAGCGGATTTCCTATGGCGCCCGCGCCATCACCGAGGGCGGCTATCAGTCGGTGCCCAAGCTGGTCTTCCCCGGCGGGGCGCTGATCGGCTGCGCCGCCGGCTTCGTCAATGTGCCGCGCATCAAGGGCAGCCACAATGCCGTGCATTCCGGCATGCTCGCCGCCGAAGAGGTGGCGAAGGCGCTGGGCGAAGGGCGCCAGCACGACGAACTCGCGGGCTATGAGGCCGGCTGGCGCCAGTCCGCCATCGGGCGCGATCTGTGGAAGGTGCGCAACGCCAAGCCGCTGTGGTCGAAGCTCGGCACCTATATCGGCATCGCGCTGGGCGGGGTCGATATGTGGCTGAACACGCTGCTCGGCGTCTCGCCCTTTGGCACGCTGGGGCACGGCAAGCCGGATTCGGCGACGCTGATGCCGGCGGCGCAGGCCAAGCGCATTGACTACCCCAAGCCGGACGGTGTCGTTTCCTTCGACCGGCTGTCCTCGGTATTCCTGTCCAACACCAATCACGAGGAAGACCAGCCGATCCACCTCAAAGTCGCCGACATGGCGGTGCAGAAAGCCTCCGAGCACGATGTCTATGCCGGGCCTTCGGCGCGCTATTGCCCGGCGGGCGTCTATGAATGGGTGGAGGAGGGCGGAGAGCCGCGCTACGTGATCAACGCGCAGAACTGCGTGCACTGCAAGACCTGCGACATCAAGGACCCGAACCGCAACATCACCTGGGTGGCGCCCGAGGGCGGGGGCGGGCCGAACTATCCCAATATGTGA
- a CDS encoding cytochrome ubiquinol oxidase subunit I — MELDPTMLARIQFAFTVSFHIIFPSFTIGLAAYIATLEVLWIGTGHERYHRIARFFTKIFAVSFAMGVVSGIVLSYQFGTNWSHFSRVVGNVIGPLIGYEVLTAFFLEATFLGIMLFGWNRVPRGLHVFSCVMVAVGTTLSAFWILSANSWMQTPAGHEIIDGVAHPVDWLAVIFNPSFPYRLAHMVTACYLTTAFVVLAVGARYVYSGRYPEDGRTMMRMALGLIAILAPLQAFIGDAHGLNTLQHQPAKIAAIEAHWQNEPGASGVPLVLFAWPNEKEERNDYQIAIPHLGSLILTHSWDDTFKGLKEYPRDERPPVAVPFFAFRVMVGLGILMILVGWLGVFLLWRRRLFETDWYLAPLQHIWPIGFVTILSGWFVTEVGRQPWVAYGILRTADAISPVDGWAVATTLALFVFVYGIVFSGGIYYINRLIARGPQGSAVETPEGVPSRPLTSAHKATRAAINHPGE, encoded by the coding sequence ATGGAACTAGATCCCACAATGTTGGCGCGCATCCAGTTCGCCTTCACTGTTTCCTTCCACATCATCTTTCCCAGCTTCACCATCGGCCTCGCCGCCTATATCGCGACGCTGGAGGTGCTGTGGATCGGCACAGGGCATGAGCGCTACCACCGCATCGCCCGCTTCTTCACCAAGATCTTTGCCGTCTCCTTCGCCATGGGCGTGGTGTCCGGCATCGTGCTGTCCTACCAGTTCGGCACCAATTGGAGCCATTTCTCCCGCGTCGTCGGCAACGTCATCGGCCCGCTGATCGGCTATGAGGTGCTCACCGCCTTCTTCCTGGAGGCGACATTCCTCGGCATCATGCTGTTCGGCTGGAACCGGGTGCCGCGCGGGCTGCACGTGTTCTCCTGCGTCATGGTGGCGGTCGGCACCACGCTCTCCGCCTTCTGGATCCTCTCGGCCAATAGCTGGATGCAGACCCCCGCCGGCCACGAGATCATCGACGGCGTCGCCCATCCCGTGGACTGGCTGGCGGTCATCTTCAACCCGAGCTTCCCCTACCGCCTCGCCCATATGGTCACCGCCTGCTACCTCACCACCGCCTTCGTGGTGCTGGCGGTGGGCGCCCGCTACGTCTATTCCGGCCGCTATCCGGAAGACGGGCGCACCATGATGCGCATGGCGCTCGGCCTCATCGCCATCCTCGCGCCGCTGCAGGCCTTCATCGGCGACGCGCACGGGCTGAACACGCTCCAGCACCAGCCGGCCAAGATCGCCGCCATCGAGGCGCACTGGCAGAACGAACCCGGTGCCAGCGGCGTGCCGCTGGTGCTGTTCGCCTGGCCCAATGAGAAGGAAGAGCGCAACGACTACCAGATCGCCATTCCGCATCTGGGCAGCCTCATCCTCACCCATAGCTGGGACGATACCTTCAAGGGGCTGAAGGAATATCCGCGCGACGAGCGCCCGCCGGTGGCGGTGCCGTTCTTCGCCTTCCGCGTCATGGTGGGCCTCGGCATCCTCATGATCCTCGTCGGCTGGCTCGGCGTGTTCCTGCTCTGGCGGCGCCGGCTGTTCGAGACCGACTGGTATCTCGCCCCGCTGCAGCACATCTGGCCGATCGGCTTCGTCACCATCCTGTCCGGCTGGTTCGTCACCGAGGTCGGCCGCCAGCCCTGGGTCGCCTATGGCATCCTGCGCACGGCGGACGCGATCTCGCCGGTCGACGGATGGGCGGTGGCGACCACGCTGGCGCTGTTCGTCTTCGTCTACGGCATCGTGTTCTCCGGCGGCATCTACTACATCAACCGCCTGATCGCCCGCGGCCCGCAGGGTTCCGCCGTCGAGACGCCCGAGGGCGTGCCGAGCCGTCCGCTCACCTCGGCGCACAAGGCGACGCGCGCCGCCATCAACCATCCGGGGGAATGA
- the phnC gene encoding phosphonate ABC transporter ATP-binding protein, with protein MAAALQLDRVSKTYGQMRAVENVSLTIQPGERVALIGASGSGKSTLIRLASGLILADRNGAGSGAVHSFGVKVQEGGKLSGDVRAARRHIGLVFQQFALSGRLSVLTNVLVGALGRINVWRGTLGLFNADERRTAYAALAEVGIAQHAAKRARELSGGQQQRVAIARALVQGAKLVLADEPIASLDPKSAKRVMDTLVTMSRDHGIALVVSLHQVDYATAYFDRVVAMNAGKVVFDGPAAQINAAFLTELYGASAEELILPSQFAVPAPAEAVSSTQTVS; from the coding sequence ATGGCGGCAGCCCTTCAACTCGACCGCGTGAGCAAGACCTACGGGCAGATGCGTGCCGTGGAGAATGTCTCCCTCACCATCCAGCCCGGCGAGCGTGTCGCTCTCATCGGCGCTTCGGGCTCCGGCAAATCGACGCTGATCCGCCTCGCCTCCGGCCTCATTCTGGCCGACCGCAACGGTGCCGGTTCCGGCGCCGTGCATTCCTTCGGCGTCAAGGTGCAGGAAGGCGGCAAGCTCAGCGGCGATGTGCGCGCCGCGCGCCGCCATATCGGCCTGGTCTTCCAGCAATTCGCGCTGTCCGGCCGGCTTTCCGTGCTGACCAATGTGCTGGTCGGTGCGCTCGGGCGGATAAATGTGTGGCGCGGCACGCTCGGCCTGTTCAACGCCGATGAGCGCCGCACCGCCTATGCCGCCCTCGCCGAGGTCGGCATCGCCCAGCACGCCGCCAAGCGGGCGCGCGAGCTTTCCGGTGGCCAGCAGCAGCGCGTCGCCATTGCCCGCGCGCTGGTGCAGGGCGCCAAGCTGGTGCTCGCCGACGAGCCCATCGCCTCGCTCGACCCCAAGAGCGCCAAGCGGGTGATGGACACGCTGGTGACCATGAGCCGCGACCACGGCATCGCGCTGGTCGTCTCGCTGCACCAGGTGGACTACGCCACCGCCTATTTCGACCGCGTCGTGGCGATGAATGCCGGCAAGGTCGTGTTCGACGGCCCCGCCGCGCAGATCAACGCGGCCTTTTTGACCGAGCTCTACGGCGCCAGCGCCGAGGAGCTGATCCTGCCCAGCCAATTCGCGGTGCCGGCCCCCGCCGAAGCCGTTTCCTCCACCCAGACCGTTTCCTGA
- a CDS encoding MarC family protein, protein MNWAERIQEFVTLWVVIDPLGTLPVFLAVTTGFSAAERKKAAVLSVLISFGVLVFFAMAGSWLLRSMDVSIDSFQIAGGIVLFLFALTMIHGKSHADPHTPAEMNPMEIAIYPLAIPSIASPGAMLAAVVLSDNARHDLPDRMMTIATFSLVLVVTLLIMLAAGRLVNLIGRGGASIISRVMGMILAALAVDLILSAAANWLHLPPI, encoded by the coding sequence ATGAACTGGGCGGAACGCATTCAGGAGTTCGTCACCCTCTGGGTGGTGATCGACCCGCTGGGCACGCTGCCGGTCTTCCTCGCCGTCACCACCGGCTTCAGCGCCGCCGAACGCAAGAAGGCGGCGGTGCTCTCCGTGCTCATTTCCTTCGGCGTGCTGGTATTCTTCGCCATGGCGGGAAGCTGGCTGCTGCGGTCGATGGACGTGTCCATCGACTCCTTCCAGATCGCCGGCGGCATCGTGCTGTTCCTGTTCGCCCTCACCATGATCCACGGCAAGAGCCACGCCGACCCGCACACCCCGGCCGAGATGAACCCGATGGAGATCGCGATCTATCCGCTCGCCATCCCCTCCATCGCCAGCCCGGGCGCCATGCTGGCCGCCGTGGTGCTCTCCGACAATGCGCGCCACGATCTTCCCGACCGGATGATGACCATCGCCACCTTCAGCCTGGTGCTGGTGGTGACACTGCTCATCATGCTGGCGGCGGGCCGGCTGGTGAACCTGATCGGCCGGGGCGGCGCCTCGATCATCAGCCGGGTGATGGGCATGATCCTCGCGGCGCTGGCGGTCGACCTCATTCTCAGCGCCGCGGCGAATTGGCTGCACCTGCCGCCGATCTGA
- a CDS encoding uracil-DNA glycosylase, whose protein sequence is MSSTLSDSDDWAGDRDALADILAFHLEAGVDVALGEEPVNRFAESEASRAAASSAPAREAPRPASASAGIAPAPAARRAAPAPVAAPALLAPAAPPPPDVAALEAREAAAAAPDLDALRALLESFDGCPLKHTATRLVFADGNPAARLMLVGEAPGREEDIEGKPFVGRSGKLLDRMLAAIGIDRTSAYIANVVPWRPPGNRTPTPQETAICLPFIRRQIELANPDILVCLGGPAAQTLLDIRDGITKARGRWMEYDTGRRVIPALATFHPAYLLRTPLGKRMAWRDMLTIEAKLAEKPSTP, encoded by the coding sequence ATGAGTTCGACACTTAGCGACAGCGACGACTGGGCGGGCGACCGCGACGCCCTCGCCGACATCCTCGCCTTCCATCTGGAGGCGGGGGTCGATGTCGCGCTGGGCGAAGAGCCGGTAAACCGCTTCGCCGAAAGCGAGGCGAGCCGCGCCGCCGCGTCTTCCGCGCCGGCGCGTGAGGCGCCGCGCCCGGCATCCGCGTCGGCCGGCATCGCCCCCGCGCCGGCCGCGCGCCGCGCTGCCCCCGCGCCGGTAGCCGCGCCCGCCCTCCTCGCCCCTGCCGCGCCGCCGCCGCCGGATGTGGCGGCGCTGGAAGCGCGCGAAGCCGCCGCCGCCGCTCCCGACCTCGACGCGCTGCGGGCGCTGCTGGAGAGTTTCGACGGCTGCCCGCTCAAGCACACTGCCACCCGCCTCGTCTTCGCCGATGGCAACCCGGCGGCACGGCTGATGCTGGTGGGCGAGGCGCCGGGGCGCGAGGAGGATATCGAGGGCAAGCCGTTTGTCGGCCGCTCCGGCAAGCTGCTCGACCGCATGCTGGCGGCGATCGGCATCGACCGCACGAGCGCCTATATCGCCAATGTCGTGCCCTGGCGCCCGCCGGGCAACCGCACCCCGACGCCGCAGGAAACCGCCATCTGCCTGCCCTTTATCCGCCGGCAGATCGAGCTGGCGAACCCGGACATCCTGGTCTGCCTCGGCGGACCCGCGGCGCAGACCCTGCTCGACATACGCGACGGAATCACCAAGGCGCGCGGGCGCTGGATGGAGTACGACACCGGCAGAAGGGTCATCCCCGCGCTCGCCACCTTCCATCCCGCCTATCTCCTGCGCACCCCGCTCGGCAAGCGCATGGCCTGGCGCGACATGCTGACCATCGAGGCGAAGCTGGCGGAAAAGCCAAGCACGCCATAG
- the phnE gene encoding phosphonate ABC transporter, permease protein PhnE, with protein MFAATDAAHRTATRTMPAPPVTPLGTRLLRLAIAALTIVVLVAAWYEAEMNPAQLWRDAGNMATLGADFLRPDFSDWDVYTNAMLETLAIAIWGTLLAVIAGIPLGVLSAENVAPHWLAFVIRRLMDACRAINELVFALIFIAAVGLGPFAGVLALFIHTTGVVAKLFSEAVEAIDPAPVEGIRGTGGTWLQEIIYGVLPQVLPLWISYALYRFESNVRSATVLGIVGGGGIGMTFNETMRGFLYSQASAILIIVIVTVTVLDMLSQRIRKKFI; from the coding sequence ATGTTCGCCGCAACCGACGCCGCTCACCGCACCGCCACGCGCACCATGCCGGCCCCGCCGGTGACCCCGCTGGGCACCCGCCTGCTGCGCCTCGCGATCGCCGCGCTCACCATCGTCGTGCTGGTCGCCGCCTGGTATGAGGCGGAGATGAACCCGGCGCAGCTCTGGCGCGACGCCGGCAACATGGCGACGCTGGGCGCCGACTTCCTGCGCCCCGACTTCTCCGATTGGGACGTTTACACCAACGCCATGCTGGAAACGCTGGCGATCGCCATCTGGGGCACGCTGCTCGCCGTCATCGCCGGCATTCCGCTCGGCGTCCTCTCGGCCGAGAATGTCGCCCCGCACTGGCTGGCCTTTGTCATCCGCCGGCTGATGGATGCGTGCCGCGCCATCAACGAACTGGTTTTCGCGCTGATCTTCATCGCCGCCGTCGGCCTCGGCCCCTTCGCCGGCGTGCTCGCCCTGTTCATCCACACCACCGGCGTCGTCGCCAAGCTGTTCTCGGAAGCGGTCGAGGCCATCGACCCCGCGCCGGTGGAAGGCATTCGCGGCACCGGCGGCACCTGGCTGCAGGAGATCATCTATGGCGTGCTGCCGCAGGTGCTGCCGCTGTGGATTTCCTACGCGCTCTACCGCTTCGAATCCAATGTCCGCTCGGCGACCGTGCTCGGCATCGTCGGCGGCGGCGGCATCGGCATGACCTTCAACGAGACCATGCGCGGCTTCCTCTATTCGCAGGCCTCGGCGATCCTGATCATCGTCATCGTCACCGTCACCGTGCTCGACATGCTGAGCCAGCGCATCCGCAAGAAGTTCATCTGA